The genomic interval TTTGATTCATTTGAATGATTTTCTCCTATAGTTGTTTTTGTGGTGATTACACTATAACAGAAATCTTCAAATGAATCATTTCTTTTTTATTTTGTTTATTCGGACATTTCATTATACAACTTTGCGTAGTTTTTAGTAACTTAGATACTATCCCAACATTCCTCCAAGGGTACTACCTCCGACACACATGAAGAATAAACTTACTATATCACTTGAAATCCCACTATTTTTATTAATTATAATAGATGCAACAACAAATATTATAAAATATATTACTCCAGCCACAGCACCATACATCCATTTTGTTTTACGTATACTTTTACCTATTAATAATCCCATTACTATAGTTGCTAATATTATAATCAATATTCTTGCGATATTGATCTGACTATTACTTAGGTCAAACTTATATACGATGAATGAAAGAAGCAATACACATAAAATAGTTAATATGTACCCGATCAAAATAGCTTTAAGCATATTTACTATTATTTTTTGTGTGTTCATGTCTGGTTTTTTAGATATTCTAGATGTTCTTCCCATAATCCTCCCCCTTATCGTTCCATATAATATTATACTGTGCTATAATTTAAAATATGCCATGCTTTTATTTTAATTTATACTTTACGGTAAGTAATTATTCAATATTTTACAATATTTATTAATACCCCAACAAAACTTCGAATACTAAGCACCACATATGAAAGGACTGAGAAAAACTTGATTAAATATATAGATTTACATGTTCACACCACTGCTTCTGATGGTACTTACTCATCAAAAGAATTAATTGAGTATGCCTCTGAAAAACATCTATCGGCAGTTGCTATAACAGATCATGATTGTATTACAGGTATAAAGGAAGCTAAAAAATACGGACAAATCTATGATGTAGAAGTTATCAGTGGAATAGAATTCTCTACACGGTATAAAAATACTGAAATTCATATATTGGGTCTGTATATAGATGAAAATAGCGATATATTTTTAAATGGATTAGATGATATTGTTAATACTAGAGACGAACGAAATTATGAAATAATAAAAAAATTAAACAAACACGGATTGGATATTTCAATGGATGATGTTATTAATACAGCTGATTCCTGTATATACACAAGAGCTCATATTGCAAAAGCACTATTTCAAAAAGGTTATGTTTCATCTATGAGAGAAGCCTTCACTAAATATATTGGAAACGATTGTTCCTGCTATGTACCTAGAGAAAAAGTCACACCGCAATTAGCCATTAAATTAATTCTTGAATGTGGAGGGATACCGGTACTAGCTCATCCTACATTATATAATATGGATTTAAGACAACTGGATGTCCTAATAAACGAATTATCACAGATAGGTCTTATGGGAATTGAAGGTCTATATTCCCTATATACTAAATCTGAAGAAAAATACTTAAAAGATTTTGCCAATAAATATAATCTTATTATTACTGGAGGTTCTGATTTCCATGGAAGTAATAAACCTGATATCGATTTAGGTGTTGGAAGAGGGAATTTAAAAATTCCATATGAAATACTTGAAATAATTAAATCAAGGAAAAATAAATATTAGGATTTTATATTTCTATAAGCATCAATAAATATTAATTACTCAACTTTCCCACTTCAATATTCTATGCAGGTAATCTAATTAAAAGGCTTTGCAGAATAAAAATATAGGTGTTTCTTCTATCTTTTTATTCTGCAAACCAAACCTATAACCTTTTATTTACTTGCATTAAATTAAAGGTGGGAAAGTTGAGTTAATTATTTCAATAGGTCAAATTCCTATAAAAAAAATAAAATATGTACCAAATATAAAAAGGCTGTTTCATAATCATTTAAATATGATTGAAACAACCTTTTGATTTCATAATTAATCTTCTTTTTTATCTTCTTTCTTATCTTCTGATTTAGTTTCAATTAAGTCATCTCTATTAATTGTTAAATCTGGTTCTTTGATTGCAGCAACTGCATTTCTTTCAATAGGAACTCTAACACTTTTGTTAGTACCAAGTTCAACAATAAGAACATTATTAACAGAGTCTACAACTTTACCATAAAAACCACCATTAGTCATAACGAAATCCCCAATGCTAATACTTGATTGCATCTGATCAACTTCTCGCTGTCTCTTCTTTTGTGGTCTTATAAGCATTAGATACATAAATCCAAATAGAATTACCATTGGTATTAACATAGCCGCTAAACTACCTGTAGCTGATGCTTCTCCACCAGTTGTAGCTGCTAAAACTAATAAATTAGACATAAATTATCCTCCTTGATTTTTATACACAGACTTTATCTATGGAATGCTAGTAAGAATCATTATTCTTATATAATAAGATACACTGTTAGTATCTTCCTGTCAACTATTTTATCTAGTATTTGCATATTTTTATATCATTGTCATATATGTGATTCTAACTGAAAATCCCCAAATATCATTGTAACATATTTTCTATTTTACTATTTTTATATTCTTTATATTGATTTTTGTCTATTGCATCTCTTATTTCTTCCATAAGTGTATTATAGAAATACAAATTATGAAGAACACATAAACGCATACCCAACATTTCTTTAGCTTTTAACAAATGCCTTATATAAGCCCTACTGTAGTGCTTACATGTAGGGCATTGACACCCTTCTTCTATAGGTCTATCATCTAATTTAAATTTTGCATTCCAAAGATTATGTTTACCGAAATTAGTATATACATGCCCATGTCTTCCATTTCTGGCAGGATATACGCAATCAAAAAAGTCAACCCCACGCTCAACTGATTCCAATATATTAATAGGTGTCCCAACTCCCATCAAATAAGTCGGCTTATCTTGTGGAAGATATGGTACAGCTTCATCTAATATCCTATACATCTCATCATGAGACTCTCCTACTGCTAGTCCACCTACTGCATAACCATCAAGGTCTAACTCAGATATAACCTTAGCATGTTCTATTCGGATATCTGCATAAGTTCCTCCTTGATTGATTCCAAAGAGCATTTGCTTTTTATTGATAGTATCTTCTAACGAATTCAGTCTTTTCATTTCAGACTTACATCTTTTTAACCACCTAGTCGTTCTATCAACTGAATTTTGCATATACTCCCTAGTTGCAGGATAAGGTGCGCATTCATCAAATGCCATTGCTATAGTGGAAGCTATATTCGATTGAATCTGCATACTTTCCTCAGGTCCCATAAAAATTTTACGTCCATCCACATGAGAAGAAAAATATACACCCTCTTCTTTAATTTTCCTAAGTCCAGATAAGGAAAATACCTGAAATCCTCCTGAATCAGTAAGAATAGGTCTATCCCAAACCATAAATTTGTGTAGTCCACCCAATTGCTTTATTACTTCGTCTCCAGGTCTAACATGGAGATGATAAGTATTAGATAATTCAACCTGACACTTGATTTCCTTTAGATCCATACTTGAAACAGCACCTTTAATAGCTCCTGCTGTACCTACATTCATAAATACTGGTGTCTCGACAATACCGTGTACTGTGTGTACTTGAGCTCTTTTTGCTCTTCCATCTACATTTAATAATTTATACATTTAATCACCATTCGTTAAATTTTTAGTTTATTACTCAACCTATTAGCTTCAAAATCCATGCAATCAATACATAATATACTTTTTCATATTGAACTATAAATACGATAGTTGAGTTTATTTAGTGTCATACAAGTATACAACTAATCTATTGACATTTCAAGGATAGTTTATATTTATTGAAAATTTAATCATCTATGTATTTTGACAAATCCACTTTCCCTTGTTCAATTATTTTTACTACTTGTTCAGGAGGCATAGGTTTTCCAGTTAAAAATCCTTGGATATTGTCACAAAAAGATTTATATAAGAAATTAAGTTGTTTGTCATTCTCCACACCTTCTGCAATAGTTTCCAGACCTATTTTTCTGACTAATTCAATTACAGACCTGGTTATTTCTCTTTCCACTCCCGTATATGTAGTATTCTTGATAAAAGACTTATCAATCTTTAATGTATCGATAGGTAATGATTTCAAATAACTTAATGACGAATAGCCTGTTCCAAAATCGTCTAGAGATATTCTAACCCCTAGTTCTATTAATTTATTTAATAATATTTTTGCTGGCTCTAAAGCATCAATAAACAAATTTTCAGTAATTTCTAATTCTAAACAACCTGATTCTATACCTGTTTCTTCTAAAACATCTGAAACAGTATTATAGAAATTATTAGTCTTCAATTGAATAGGTGAGATGTTAACAGATATGATACCTCTAAATGAATTATTGATATTCCATTCTTTATATTGTCTACATGCTTCTTTCAATACCCATTCACCTATATCATTAATTATTCCAATCTCTTCAGCTATAGGAATAAATATCATAGGACTTACTAAACCAAGATCTTTATTAATCCATCTTAACAAGGCTTCAAAACCTCTAATCTTACCTGTTTTCATATCAAATTGAGGTTGATAATATAATTTGAATTCTTTATTTAGTAAAGCCGTTTTTAATTGTTTCTCTACATTGATTCGTGTTAAAAATTCTTCTTTCATTTCTTGGGTAAAAAACGATATACTATTCTTACTCATATTTTTAACTTTATACATTGCTGTATCAGCATTTTTTATTAATTCTTTTGAATCAATTCCATCGTAAGGTGAAACCGCAATTCCTAAACTAATACTTAATTGATGAATAATCTTATCAACTATAAAAGGCTCATCAAAACAATTTTTCACTAAATTAGCTCTTTTGATAATTTCTTCATTATTATCGAACCCATTTAAAATTATAGCGAATTCATCACCACTTAGTCTAGCTATGAAATCCTGGTCAACAATAGCTTTTTTTAATCTATGCCCTACTTGTTTAAGAATCATGTCTCCAACGGAAAATCCTACACTGTCATTAACACTTTTAAAATCATCTATATCCATCACTATTAACGCAATATTATTGTTACTGCAATCAATATATTCACTAACTTTCTCCATTAAGTAAGCTCTATTAGGTAATCCTGTAAGTGTATCATAATATGCCAGATACTTAATTTTATCTTCCCTAATTTTCCTATTAGTTATATCAATATGAGCACCAGCCATCAAATAAGGCTTTCCATTAACGTCAGTTAACGTTTTCCCTCTAGAAATGAACCACTTATAATTACCGTTAATTGTACGTATCCTATAAGTACACTCATAATTTTTCGTTAAGCCTTTAATACAGTTGTCAAAACTTTTTTTAGCAATATTTACATCATCAGGGTGTATAATGCTATACCAGCTATTGATATCACAAAACAGATCTAACGGAATACCCAAATCACTATACCAATCATACGCTATATTCCGTTTTCCATCTTTCATATTCCAATACCATATTCCATCATTGGATGCTTCAGAAATCAATCGATATATCTGTTCCTTTTCTTTTATGATGTTATTGCTTTTTTGCAATAAAAGATTTTGTTCATTTAAATTTTCTTCTGATGCAACTATTTCTTCATATAACCCACTTATATGTTCATTTTGTTGTTTAAGTTCTTCTTCTGAGGCAGCAATTTCTTCATAAACCTTTGTCAGCTCTTCATTGTGTTGTCTCAATTCTTCTTCAGAAGATGCAATCTCTTCATACAATTCCATTAGCTCTTCGTTTTTTTGCTTTAGAAGCAATTCCTTTTCTTTTGTTTCAGTTATATCAGTAAAAATTTCAACAAAATATCCATACTTGTTGCTGAAAGCATTAACTTGAAACCATTTATTATATTTTTTGAAATATTGTATAGTAGAATTATTACTACCACCTAGAGCTATATTACTAAAAAAATATATCCAATCAAATGATTCTTGTGTAATATCAGGAATAATTTCTGTTATTCTTTTTCCAATAATATCCTCTCTTTTATAACCCAATAATTTACAATAAGCATCATTAATATCAATGAATTCATAATCAATAGGATTCCCATTTGAATCAGTTATTATCTTATGATATGCATATCCACTAAACATATTGTTAATTAAGGCGTAATAAAAATTATCCGATATCTCCATTTAAACACCCCATCTTTAGTAAAATTATTGTTTGTAATATGATTCAATATTGAACATAACTTATTAATTATTTGATACATTTATTTGCTCATCCATCTAGTCTACTTATGAATTGTAATCATTCTCATTTATTATATCACATTTTTATGTATTTTTTTATATTCGTGTCAAAAAATGTAATTTTTTTCATTAAAAGGATTATAAGCCCTAATACTTCATTTCCTTATTGTATAAACTAATTGAAAGTTTCATAAAGCACCAAACATTGCTACTGTTTTATATTTTATTGTGAAATTCAACCTTTACTTTATTATATATAAATTCACAATTTTACTCAACAATTATCTTATAGAATTGAATTATTAAATTAAAATTCATTATTTTCTTGTTTATTACTTGTAAATTGTATATAATATATCACAAGCTAAAAGAATAGAAGGTGATTACATGTCAACAGGTTCAAACTACGGAAAATCATTTACAATATCAACTTGGGGAGAATCCCATGGAGAAGCAGTTGGAGTAGTAATAGATGGATGTCCAGCTGGTCTTGATTTATCTAGCGAAGATGTTCAAATAGAACTTAATAAAAGAAAACCTGGTAAATCCATTTTCTCAACACCTAGAAAAGAAGATGATAAAGCACATATAATTTCTGGTGTTTTTGAAGGAAAGACTACAGGTACTCCTATATCAATAATTGTATATAATAACAATCAAAAATCGAAAGACTATTCAGAAATAGCAACTTATTATCGTCCAGGACACGCTGATTTGACTTATGATATGAAATATGGTTTTAGAGATTATCGAGGTGGAGGACGTTCTTCAGGTAGAGAAACCATTGGACGTGTAGCAGGTGGTGCGATTGCCAAGAAAATTTTATCAGAGATAAATATAAAATTAACTACTTATGCTAGAACAATTGGTAATATATCTATAGACGACAATAATTTTAATGAAAATGAAATATGGAATAATGATTTATGCTTGCCAGATAAAAACAGGGTAGAAAAAGTTGAAAAGCACTTACTAGATTTAATTAAAAATGGTAACTCTTGTGGTGGAATCATAGAATGTAAAATAAATAATATCCCATCCGGTCTTGGTGAACCTGTTTTTGATAGACTAGATGCTGAATTAGCAAAATCCGTTATGTCTATAGGAAGCATTAAAGGTGTTGAAATTGGAAATGGTTTCACTGCTGCATCTTTGACAGGATTAGAAAATAATGATTTCTACAATTATAGTGATGATAGGTTAATAAAAGAAACTAATAATGCGGGTGGCATATTAGGAGGTATCAGTGATGGCTCACAAGTAATATTAAGAGCAGCTGTTAAACCTACTCCATCGATAAAATCTACTCAGCGCACAGTCAATAAAGATAAGAATAACATAGATATCAATATAAAAGGTAGACATGACCCAATTATTGTTCCTAGAGCTGTTATTGTAGTAGAATCAATGGTAGCGATAACTCTTGTTGATATGTTATTTCGAAATATGAATAGCAAAATGGATAACATCAAAAAATTATATTTAGATTAATTAATAAAATCTATCCTTATATTATAGCGAATAACTATTATATGAAGATAGATTTTTTATGATTTCTTTAATTTATTATGGCATTCTTTACAGTATCCGTATAATTCTAGATTGTGTTCTATTAAATCAAATTCCTTGTCATCTATAATTTTCTGGAATTCTTTACTAAGGCAACACTCTATTTCTTCTGCTTTACCACATCCTTTACAAATAAGAAAATGAGAATGTTTTTCACTAAGATTAAGTGCATATTTAACGTTTTCATCTTTAGGCCTTATTTTACTAAGTAATCCTAGGTCTTCCAGCACATCTATATTTCTATAGATTGTAGAAAGATTTATATTGGGATTCTTATTCTTGGTATATTGCAACCACTCTTCCATAGATATCGGTTTGTTACTAAAGTATAATGCTTCTATTATTATTTTTCTTTGATTAGTTAACTTGTAACCTTTGTTTTTTAATATATTTATGACATTATTAAAATCCATATCTACACCTTATTCTGTAAAAGATTTAAATACCCTTTGTACTAATTATAACATAGAAAAATTTATTTTAAACCAATAATATAATTATTATATTTTTATTTTCAAATCCTGTCAATTAACTTAACAGACGTAGAATTACTGAATTGACAAGTTGAGTAATTAATTTATACTTGTCAATAATATAATTAAATAGTATAATTTAAATGCAAAAGATTTGCAATTAGATTTTTATAAGAAAGGAGAGTATACATATATATAATTGTTATATATCAAGTATACAACCATATAAATGAAAAAATATATATTATTAGTGATATCCATAATAATTGTACTGACAGGATGCTCTAATAAGGATACAAAAGAAGAAAAAATCAATATAGCTGTCTCTATAGGTCCAGAAGAAGCTTTTGTCAACTCTGTAGTTGGAGATAAAGGTACTATTACTACAGTTATACCATCTGGTTTTAGCCCTGCTAACTATCAGCCTTCTCCTAAAGAGTTAGCGAAAATAAGTGATGCTGATTTGTATTTCTCTATTGGTGTAGCAGCTGAAAATAATATTTTACCTAAGATTGTTAACGATAATACGAATGTAATATCACTTAAAGATGCCACCATAGATAAGTACCCTTTACTCTATTTAGATAACCATTCACATGATGATGAGAAAGATGATGAACATGCAGATCCACATATTTGGATGTCACCTAAAAGAGTAATATCTATGATAAAGGCTATCAAAGAATCATTATGTGATATTGATCCAGATAATAAAGAGTATTATTCAACTAACGCAGATGAATATATAGATGAATTAGAAGAACTTGATAAATATATAATTGAGACAATTAACAACTCGAAATTCAAAAATTTCATTATATACCATCCTTCTTTAGGATATTTCGCCAATGACTACGGACTTGAAATGGTTGTCATTGAAGAAGATGGAAAAAACGCAACTATTGAAACAATAACCAAAGTCATTAATTTTGCTAATGAACATGATATAAAAGTAGTATTCTATCAGCAAGAATTCGATAGCAAACAAGCTAATGTTATTGCAGAAGAAATTAACGGCAAAGTCATTTCATTAGATATATTATCAAAAGACTATATAAATAATTTCAAAAAATTAGTTGATACATTCGTATCTTCATATTAAAAAGGTGATATTTATGGCATTATTAAAAATCAACAACCTATCAGTATATTATAATGATTATATAGCATTGCAAAATATTAATCTTGAAGTCAATAAAAACGATTATATCGGGATTATTGGTCCTAATGGTAGTGGTAAAACAACTCTTCTAAAATCAATCATAGGCGATATAACTCCTGATAGCGGTAAAATAATACTCGAGCCCAATACTATTATAGGATATGTTCCTCAATTCTCCACATTCAATAAAGAGTTCCCTATAACCGTATTTGAAGTTATTTTGAGTGGTACTCTACCGACTGATTGTAAATTATTCCATCATTATAGAGAGAATGATAGAACCAAAGTTACTTTAGTAATTGATAAATTAAAAATCGGTAAACTTGCTGACAAACAAATAAATCAGTTATCTGGAGGACAGTTACAAAAAGTTCTGCTAGCTAGAGCTTTAGTTACTAATCCAGATATTCTTCTTCTGGATGAACCAACCGCAAGTCTAGATACTGATGCAAAAGAAGAAATATACAATATTCTCTCTTCATTAAATAAAGAAATAACCATAATTATGGTCAGTCATGATATAGGTATGATAAAACACAAGGTCAAAACATTTGCATGTCTTAATAAAACGATGCATGTCCATGAAAATGATGAGACAATAGATCCTTGGCATTTCGAAGATTTATTTTATAAGAAAGGAAATTAATTATGTTAGAAGCAATATGTAGATATCAATTTATGCAAAATGCCATTATAAGTATTATATTGGCAAGTATCGTATGTGGTATAATCGGAACGATTGTAGTAGAAAAAAAACTAGTAATGATGAGTGGCGGTATAGCTCATGCCTCTTTTGGGGGTATTGGACTGGGTTTTTTACTAGGATTTGAACCAATTGTAGGGGGTCTTGGATTTGCCATATTATCAGCTATTGCTATCGTCAGCATCAAAAGAAAAACCAATACCTCATCTGATACTATTATAGCCATGCTCTGGTCTCTTGGAATGGCACTAGGAATACTTTTCATTTCTCTAACTGAAGGTTATCCTCCAGACATGACAACCTACCTTTTTGGAGATATATTAACAGTCACTACAAAAGATATATTTTTAATGATCATTTTGACACTTTTTATTTTAATAAGTTCATTTGCCCTATTTAATTATATCAAAAGTTATTTATTTGACGAAACTTTTCTAAGTAGTAAAGGTGTAAACACTACTTTTTTAGAGTACTTTCTATTTATTCTTATTGCACTAAGTATCGTAATCTTAATTAAAGTTGTAGGAATAATATTAGTTATAACTTTACTTACAGTACCACCTGCGATATCCAAATTAATTACATATAAATTCAACACTATAATACTACTATCTTCAGTAATAGGAATGATTTTGTGCTTTTTGGGACTTGTATTCTCATTTTATTTTAATATACCTTCTGGTGCTACAATTATCATATTATCAAGTATAACATATCTTATTACAGTTATAATCAGATCAACCAAAAGGATACGCTCTTAAAAGATATAGAATTTATTCTTGACAAATACTGCATATATGTTTATTGTGTATATATGTAATATGCACGGTATTAACGGATAGGAGGTTAAACGTTGAATATAATTATATCTAATTCCAGCTCAGATCCAATTTATTTACAAATTACTAATCAACTAAAAAAATATATAATTACAGGGGATTTAAAAGAGACAGAGCCTCTCCCATCTATACGAAAATTAGCCAAAGAACTTCAAATAAGTGTTATCACCACAAAGCGAGCTTACGAAGAACTTGAAAAAGAAGGATTTGTTGAATCAGTTAGAGGAAAAGGCTTTTATGTAGCATTGAAAAATAAAGATCTGATTAGAGAAAAGAAAATGCAAATGATTGAAAGTAAGCTTGGTAAAATCATTGATGAAAGTAAATTACTTGGATTGACAATTGATGAGTTTATAGAAATTATACGATTATTATATGAATAGAATAAAAACTTAGTTAAAGTGATTAATATATATATTATATAATATTCTAAAGAACTGAGGTAACTAATATGGAAAATGTAATAGAAATTAAAAATGTCACCAAAAATTATTCCGATTTTAAATTAGATAACATTAACATTAATATTAAAAAAGGGTTTATTACAGGATTTATCGGTCCTAATGGAGCTGGAAAAAGTACAACTATAAAATTAATCATGAATCTAATAAGAAAAGATTCAGGTCTAATTAATATCTTTGGTCTTGATAATACTAACCATGACAGAGAAATAAAATCTAGAATCGGTTTTGTATATGATGAATGCTGTTTCTACGAAAATCTCAAAATAATTAGTAACGAAAAGGTGATATCAGCATTTTATAAAGATTGGGACCACAAGAAATTTATTTCATATTTAAAAAGATTCGAACTTAATCCTAATAAAAGAGTGAAAAGACTATCAAAAGGGATGAAAACAAAATTTGCCATAGCTATTGCTTTATCTCATAATGCGGATTTGTTAATAATGGATGAACCCACTGCTGGTCTTGATCCAATTTTCAGAAGAGAATTATTAGATATCCTTTATGACCTTATTCAAGATGAAAATAAAAGTATATTCTTTTCAACACATATAACTTCTGATTTAGACAAAATTGCAGACTATATTACTTTTATAAATAAAGGTCAAATTGTTTTTTCTAAATCAACGGATGTCATAAATGACAATTACAAAATTATAAAAGGTAATAAAGAACTATTATCCGAAATTGATAAACAATATATTATTGGAATAAATAAAAACAGATATGGATTTGACGCTCTAACAACCAATTCTTCTAAATTAATAGAAAAATACCAAGATTCAATTTGCATTGAAAATGCTAACCTTGAAGATATCATGGTTTACTATATAAAAAAGGGTGAATTATAGATGTATAAATTATTAAAAAGTAATCTCATATATACACTACAAAACAAAATATATTTAATAATTCAGGTATTGATGTTAGTATATATTGATGTATTTTCTGTTATATATATATTTAAATATAACAATAGCAATACTGATTATTCTCATTTACCAAATATTCCTATAATAATATTTTTATTTATATCCACTTTTATATTTATAAGTAATCCCTTTATGTCACCAAAACAGTATAGTACTAATGATTATAGTATCTTCACCTTAAGTTTTCCTATTACAAAAAAGCAATATGTAATAAGTCATTATATTAAATTATTGATCTATATGATATTAATCCTAATTGATATTTTTTTGGTAAGTCTTATTACTATGCTTATAAGTAGAATACCAATTACTTATAATTATTTTCTGCTATTGTTTTTCATAGTATTATATACAGTTGGTATAACAGGTTCATTCTATATAATGATTTTCTTCATAACAAAATATTACAAAATAATAAGTTTAGTATTTTATTTTACTTGTTTCTTTATTTATACTATAATTAATGTAAACAAGATTTTTTCCAGTGAATACATAAATATAATATTGTTAGCAGGAATATCATTCATTCCTATTTCTTGTTTAATATCATTATTTATGGTTAAGTTAAGAGACTTTAACTGATATTGAAAGGACTTTTTTATGAAAAAACTAATATTATCCAATATTAGGGATTCAAGTATAATATATATAATTTTTTTTATTATCGCAAATAACATTATATATCTATTATTCAATAATGTTTCCCATATATACATACTTTCTTACTCAATCACACTATCATATTCCTATATATATTTTTCTACTTTTCTACCAAAGAGAGACCGTTTAGACAGTGCCCTTTTGTTGCAACGTTCTTTGCCTGTAGAAGTAGATGAAATAATCAGAAGCTGGTATTTAACAATATATATAATTAACTTGTTGATATATATTACCAATATTGTATTTATAATAATTGCCAAAAAAAATGATATTAATAACATCAATAATTTATTATTACTATTATTAGCTTACTTGATATCTATAATCAACTTTAATGTGGTAGGACCAAGCATAATAAAAACATTTTCTACAGTAGCGAAAGTACTCTCTATTGTACTAATATTTACCTGCTATATTGTTATTTTATTTTCAACTTGTTACTTTTATGATAAGCTAACGTTAGACATAATTATCGTATTAGATATAATTTTGCTGATAGTGGCATATATTACTAATAAAATATCAGTTAAAAAAGCTTGTGAAAAGCTATTCGTAAAATTCGAATGATTTTTATAAAATATAAAGGATGATGTAAGATGAATCTTTTCAAGAATAAATACGGCAAAATTTATTCAGGCATCAAAATAACATTTTTTATTGCTTTCTATTTCAGCATTCAATTTGTAT from Vallitalea longa carries:
- a CDS encoding Fur family transcriptional regulator, whose amino-acid sequence is MDFNNVINILKNKGYKLTNQRKIIIEALYFSNKPISMEEWLQYTKNKNPNINLSTIYRNIDVLEDLGLLSKIRPKDENVKYALNLSEKHSHFLICKGCGKAEEIECCLSKEFQKIIDDKEFDLIEHNLELYGYCKECHNKLKKS
- a CDS encoding metal ABC transporter solute-binding protein, Zn/Mn family codes for the protein MKKYILLVISIIIVLTGCSNKDTKEEKINIAVSIGPEEAFVNSVVGDKGTITTVIPSGFSPANYQPSPKELAKISDADLYFSIGVAAENNILPKIVNDNTNVISLKDATIDKYPLLYLDNHSHDDEKDDEHADPHIWMSPKRVISMIKAIKESLCDIDPDNKEYYSTNADEYIDELEELDKYIIETINNSKFKNFIIYHPSLGYFANDYGLEMVVIEEDGKNATIETITKVINFANEHDIKVVFYQQEFDSKQANVIAEEINGKVISLDILSKDYINNFKKLVDTFVSSY
- a CDS encoding metal ABC transporter ATP-binding protein; this translates as MALLKINNLSVYYNDYIALQNINLEVNKNDYIGIIGPNGSGKTTLLKSIIGDITPDSGKIILEPNTIIGYVPQFSTFNKEFPITVFEVILSGTLPTDCKLFHHYRENDRTKVTLVIDKLKIGKLADKQINQLSGGQLQKVLLARALVTNPDILLLDEPTASLDTDAKEEIYNILSSLNKEITIIMVSHDIGMIKHKVKTFACLNKTMHVHENDETIDPWHFEDLFYKKGN
- a CDS encoding metal ABC transporter permease yields the protein MLEAICRYQFMQNAIISIILASIVCGIIGTIVVEKKLVMMSGGIAHASFGGIGLGFLLGFEPIVGGLGFAILSAIAIVSIKRKTNTSSDTIIAMLWSLGMALGILFISLTEGYPPDMTTYLFGDILTVTTKDIFLMIILTLFILISSFALFNYIKSYLFDETFLSSKGVNTTFLEYFLFILIALSIVILIKVVGIILVITLLTVPPAISKLITYKFNTIILLSSVIGMILCFLGLVFSFYFNIPSGATIIILSSITYLITVIIRSTKRIRS
- a CDS encoding GntR family transcriptional regulator, whose protein sequence is MNIIISNSSSDPIYLQITNQLKKYIITGDLKETEPLPSIRKLAKELQISVITTKRAYEELEKEGFVESVRGKGFYVALKNKDLIREKKMQMIESKLGKIIDESKLLGLTIDEFIEIIRLLYE
- a CDS encoding ABC transporter ATP-binding protein, which translates into the protein MENVIEIKNVTKNYSDFKLDNININIKKGFITGFIGPNGAGKSTTIKLIMNLIRKDSGLINIFGLDNTNHDREIKSRIGFVYDECCFYENLKIISNEKVISAFYKDWDHKKFISYLKRFELNPNKRVKRLSKGMKTKFAIAIALSHNADLLIMDEPTAGLDPIFRRELLDILYDLIQDENKSIFFSTHITSDLDKIADYITFINKGQIVFSKSTDVINDNYKIIKGNKELLSEIDKQYIIGINKNRYGFDALTTNSSKLIEKYQDSICIENANLEDIMVYYIKKGEL
- a CDS encoding ABC-2 transporter permease codes for the protein MYKLLKSNLIYTLQNKIYLIIQVLMLVYIDVFSVIYIFKYNNSNTDYSHLPNIPIIIFLFISTFIFISNPFMSPKQYSTNDYSIFTLSFPITKKQYVISHYIKLLIYMILILIDIFLVSLITMLISRIPITYNYFLLLFFIVLYTVGITGSFYIMIFFITKYYKIISLVFYFTCFFIYTIINVNKIFSSEYINIILLAGISFIPISCLISLFMVKLRDFN